The Inquilinus sp. Marseille-Q2685 genomic interval AGCGCCGAGGTGGCCTCGTTCAGCAGCAGGAGGTCGGCGTTCTTGAGCAGGGCGCGGCCGAGCCCGACCTTCTGCCGCTGCACCGCGGACAGCCGGCTGCCGGCGACGCCGACCGAGAAGTCGAGCCCGACCGCGATCACGCTGTCGCGCAGGTCGACCTCGTCGACCACGGTCTGGATCAGGGTCTGCACCCGCTCCGCCGCGTCCGGCCGGCCGTAGCGGATCTTGCCGAACAGGATGTTGTCCTGCAGCGACGCCGCCTCGTTGAACCGCTCGGCGTCGAAGAACTCGATGAAGGGGCGCAGATCCTCCGGCAGCTCGGCCGCGAACACCTTGCGGGCCTCGAGCAGCCGCTGCTGCAGGTCGGCCTCGAACACGCCCAGGCGGTGGCGGGACGGCACCAGCTTGAACGGCAGCGACAGGAGGCGGGTGCGGTCGGCCGGCCGCAGCGCCGCCGTGCCCTCCTTCTTCGCCCGCATCACGATCGGCTGGAACTCGGGCAGGTCCTCCGAACCGATGAAGCTGAACTGCTCGAAGAACTCGTGGCCGGGCGGCAGGTCGGCGAACAGCTCGACCATGGTCTCGGCCATCTGGGCGCCGACCTGGATGAACTCCTCCATCAGGCCCGTGCGCTGCAGCACCGACAGCACATACTCGTTCTCGGCCAGGGCGTCATAGGCGAAGACCGGCCCGACCGGGGTGCCGAACAGCAGGTTCTCGGCCACCGAGGCGGAGGTGTTGAAGCGGTCGGCGTCGTACAGCTCGACCAGGTCGCCGAGATCGGTCTCGGCCAGGGTCTTGCGCACCGACACCCGCGCCGCCAGCACCCGGTCGGCGATCTCCGGCGCCTTGTCCGCGTCGATCGTGCCGTTCAGCCCGATGCGGTAGACATCCTGCTCCATGTCGATCGCCTGCAGGATCTCCAGCGCCTTGTCCTGCAGCGCCTCCGGCCCGTCCGCCCCCGCCGCCTGGTAGTCGATCCAGTCGGCGTTGATGTCGAAATCGGTGTTGCCGGCCGCCTGCGCCTCGGACGCCCGCCGCGCCCGGCGGCGCTTGGCCGCGTCGTCGGGATACTGCGCCTCGCGCAGCGGCCGGTGCGACAGGCCATAATACAGGTTCTGGCGCAGCGTGCCGGTGAACATGTAGCTGTGGGCGCCGACATAGGCGATGCGGCGGCCGATCACCGCCTCGCTCAAGGTCTCGTAGTCGTGCTCGCCGAGCCGGATCTTGCCGCTGGTCGGCGAGATCAGCCGGGCCATCATCAGCATCAGCTCGTCCTTGCCGACCCCGGCGCCGACCACCGCGACATGGCCGTCGGTCGGGAACACGGCGGTCAGCCCCTCGATCACCGTCATGCCGCTGTCGTCGACCAGCGAGACGGCGGAGAAGCTGAGCTCCTTGGGCAGCGGACCGTCGATCGCCTGGTCGCCGGTGATCCGCTCCATCGGCAGCAGCTCGGGCGGCTGGAACTGCTCCACCACCTGCTCGTACTTGATCCGGATGTCGGCCTGGGTCTGGTAGTAGTCGAGCAGGTCCTTCCACGGCGCGGCCAGGTCCTTGTAGGCGGCCAGCACCGCCACCAGCGCGCCGAGCTGGATGTCGCCGCGGATCACCAGGTAACCGCCGATCGAGTAGAAGAAGAACGGCGTCAGCTGGTTGATGAAGTTGTTCAGGAACTTGATGAAGAACTTGCGGTTGTAGATCTCGAACCGGATGTCGTAGATCGTCCCCAGCCGGTCGGAGAAATCCGCCAGATGCACCGCGGTGGCGTCGTTGGCATGCATGTCGGTGATGCCCGAGACGGATTCGCCGATCCGGTCGGCCAGCTTGCGCACCGTGCGCACCCGCTCCTTGCCCAGCTGGTTCACGCGCTTCTGCAGCCGCGGGATCAGCCAGCCCTGCAGCGGGTACAGCGACACCGCCGCCGCGCCCAGGATCGGGTCCTGGACGAAGATGAAGTAGATGTAGACCAGGAGCGTCCCGGCCGACCAGATCGGCTGGACGAAGGCGTCGCCGATGAAGCCGCCCAACGGCTCGACCTCCGAGGTGATCATCGGGATCATCTCGCCCTGCGAGGTCTTGCGGAAATGCGGCAGCGGGAAGCGCAGGATCCGGCAGTACAGCTCGTAGCGCAGCCGGCGCAGCATGCGCTCGCCCAGCTTGCCCTTGTAGATGTTGATGTAGAGCTTGAAGCCGCCGTTGATGAACACCAGCGCCAGGAACAGGAACGACAGCAGCAGCAGGTATTCGATCCGGTCGAACTGGAATCCGAAGATCACCTTCGGGAAATCACCCGCCGCCTTGTCGTCGATGGCGCCGTTGACGATCTGCTTCGGCAGATCCAACGAATAATAGACAAAAGGAAACGAAATCAGCGTGACGATGAGGATATAGACCTGCTCGCGGCTGCTGTGCCGCAAGATGAACTTGAAGATGTTGGAATCCATCGCGATCCAGGTCCAGCCTCGCCGGGCACGGGCAGGACCATAGCGTGAACTTTGCATGGCGCAAAGCATGTGACGGCGGTCACGGCCCGTCGCGGTCGGACCACCTCATTCCCCAGGGGCGGCCCGGCCCGGCTCTCAGGCTTCGTCCAGGACGACGGTGCCGGACCCGGTCACGGCCCTGCCCCCGCAGGAAATGGCGTCACCGATCCGCCCGGCGGGGCGGCCGTTGATGAAGACCGTTGGCGACCCCGCCGCGAGTCGCCGATCGTGAGACGGCGCGGGGCAGCTCGGGCAGCCATGTGCGTCATAAGCATCTCCCACGCGCATCGCGGGCCGTCCGTCGACCGATACGTCCGGGCTGCCCTCGATCGCCGAGGTCGGCGGGAAGTGGCAGTCGTGGCCGGAGCCGATGTCGCCTTCGCGGATGAGTCCGGGCATGTCAGATACCGTCCGATGTGTCAGCGTGCAGCCGGCGAGTCAGAGGCCCAGCCGTCGGCCGATCCATTCGGCGGCCTCTCCCACGTTCCTGCCGGTCCAATTGATGGCTCCATCGAGATACTCGGATTCGGGGAGCGGAATATTGTCCCTGACCTGACGGCTGAGGGGGCCGCTGGCGTCCCGGCCGGTGTGGACGGCGTTCCAGGCGGCGCGGTCCATCGCGCCGGAGGCGAGCACGTTCGGGGTGCCGGTGCCCGTGTAGTCATGCGCGAAGTGAACGGACACCCGGTTGCCGAAGCTGTCGTCAGGGGTCCATTCCACCTCCAGCATCGTGCGGAACATGGCCACCGCCCGTCCGTTCGGGAGTTGGGTCGCCGCCGTGCCGATGCGGACGTGGCTCGCCAGGAACAGGACATTGCCGGAGCCGTCGATCAGGAAGCTCTCGCAATTGGGGAAGCCGTCGCCGGAGACCGAACAGGT includes:
- a CDS encoding ABC transporter transmembrane domain-containing protein, with the translated sequence MDSNIFKFILRHSSREQVYILIVTLISFPFVYYSLDLPKQIVNGAIDDKAAGDFPKVIFGFQFDRIEYLLLLSFLFLALVFINGGFKLYINIYKGKLGERMLRRLRYELYCRILRFPLPHFRKTSQGEMIPMITSEVEPLGGFIGDAFVQPIWSAGTLLVYIYFIFVQDPILGAAAVSLYPLQGWLIPRLQKRVNQLGKERVRTVRKLADRIGESVSGITDMHANDATAVHLADFSDRLGTIYDIRFEIYNRKFFIKFLNNFINQLTPFFFYSIGGYLVIRGDIQLGALVAVLAAYKDLAAPWKDLLDYYQTQADIRIKYEQVVEQFQPPELLPMERITGDQAIDGPLPKELSFSAVSLVDDSGMTVIEGLTAVFPTDGHVAVVGAGVGKDELMLMMARLISPTSGKIRLGEHDYETLSEAVIGRRIAYVGAHSYMFTGTLRQNLYYGLSHRPLREAQYPDDAAKRRRARRASEAQAAGNTDFDINADWIDYQAAGADGPEALQDKALEILQAIDMEQDVYRIGLNGTIDADKAPEIADRVLAARVSVRKTLAETDLGDLVELYDADRFNTSASVAENLLFGTPVGPVFAYDALAENEYVLSVLQRTGLMEEFIQVGAQMAETMVELFADLPPGHEFFEQFSFIGSEDLPEFQPIVMRAKKEGTAALRPADRTRLLSLPFKLVPSRHRLGVFEADLQQRLLEARKVFAAELPEDLRPFIEFFDAERFNEAASLQDNILFGKIRYGRPDAAERVQTLIQTVVDEVDLRDSVIAVGLDFSVGVAGSRLSAVQRQKVGLGRALLKNADLLLLNEATSALDGVAQSRVHRTIRELRNGRGLIWGVHRPSMAREFADIVVMRHGRIVERGDFQALNRNGSVLHELLEAE
- a CDS encoding PAAR domain-containing protein yields the protein MPGLIREGDIGSGHDCHFPPTSAIEGSPDVSVDGRPAMRVGDAYDAHGCPSCPAPSHDRRLAAGSPTVFINGRPAGRIGDAISCGGRAVTGSGTVVLDEA